A region from the uncultured Holophaga sp. genome encodes:
- a CDS encoding glycosyltransferase family 9 protein, giving the protein MPRTSPPPADRILVIQLRQVGDVLLTTPALKALRACYPTARIDYLTEPGPSGVLKGNPLIDEVIIRKRHTTLKEDLALVGRLRRTRYDLVLDFMMNPRSAILTLLTGAPVRAARRRLGRSFYYSHPIAQKVDRHPYSPADKLAILEALGIPAPITPPLIQIPEEARTAVAAWADGAGLGETRIATFDITSRSAEKKWPGERFLALADHLATHHGIRCIFAWGPGEGEEVEALLKQSALPHLLAPPTSLMELAALIERSCLHVGNCSGPRHIAVAMGTPSLTIMGPTNPENWTYPSPEHRAIRGNAQCPECRQSQGCEQHRSIGEVSAEAAITTLEEMFSEGLIR; this is encoded by the coding sequence CCTGAAGGCCCTGCGCGCCTGCTATCCCACAGCCCGCATCGACTACCTGACGGAGCCGGGGCCCTCGGGGGTCCTGAAGGGCAACCCCCTGATCGATGAAGTCATCATCCGGAAGCGGCACACCACCCTGAAAGAGGATCTGGCCCTGGTCGGCCGCCTCCGCAGGACCCGCTATGACCTCGTCCTGGACTTCATGATGAACCCCCGCAGCGCGATCCTGACCCTGCTCACCGGTGCGCCTGTCCGGGCCGCCCGCCGGAGACTCGGACGCAGCTTCTATTACAGCCACCCCATTGCACAGAAGGTGGATCGCCATCCGTATTCCCCCGCCGACAAGCTGGCCATCCTGGAGGCCCTGGGCATCCCCGCCCCCATCACCCCTCCCCTGATCCAGATTCCCGAGGAGGCCCGGACGGCAGTGGCCGCCTGGGCGGACGGAGCAGGCCTCGGAGAGACCCGGATCGCCACCTTCGACATCACCAGCCGTAGCGCAGAGAAGAAGTGGCCCGGTGAGCGCTTCCTCGCCCTGGCCGACCACTTGGCCACCCACCACGGGATCCGCTGCATCTTCGCCTGGGGTCCGGGCGAAGGGGAGGAGGTGGAGGCACTCCTCAAGCAATCGGCCCTCCCCCACCTCCTGGCCCCCCCCACCTCCCTCATGGAACTGGCCGCTCTCATCGAGCGCAGTTGCCTCCACGTAGGGAACTGCTCAGGCCCCCGCCACATCGCCGTGGCCATGGGCACCCCCTCGCTCACCATCATGGGGCCCACCAACCCGGAGAACTGGACCTACCCCTCACCTGAGCACCGCGCCATCCGCGGGAACGCCCAGTGCCCGGAGTGTCGACAATCCCAGGGCTGCGAACAGCACCGGAGCATCGGGGAGGTCTCGGCAGAGGCAGCCATCACCACCCTGGAGGAGATGTTCAGCGAGGGGCTGATCCGGTAG
- a CDS encoding glycosyltransferase family 9 protein, translating into MAMADPKKILVIRLSAIGDVVRTIPSVAALRVRFPEARIHWLVEDRCAEIITGLEGIDGLKIAPRRAWNKLKGLARFRAMLAFGHELKAEGYDLVVDFHGVAKSGFLAFLSRSPRRVGYPKGIAKEGGHLFLTERVPVVEGKLSRYDRNFLLPRYFDPAATEPSPSLPLGEADRSMAGGWVQDQGLSPKGFVFLYPGTSKVGAYKRWPAEHFGRLADLVAEHFGLSSVIGWGPGEEEMVERLVRTAQRPVHVLPLTSMKEMAAVLELARLYIGGDTGPLHMASLLGTPAVGVYGPSDPVLNEPWRQTPFRIVRTGIDCSPCRNRKCDHLSCLRLLEPERVLKSVGELLATGSAPR; encoded by the coding sequence ATGGCCATGGCTGACCCCAAGAAGATCCTGGTGATTCGCCTCTCGGCCATCGGGGATGTGGTGCGCACCATCCCCTCGGTGGCCGCCCTGCGCGTCCGCTTTCCGGAGGCCCGGATCCACTGGCTCGTGGAGGACCGCTGTGCGGAGATCATCACAGGCCTCGAGGGGATCGACGGGCTGAAGATCGCCCCCCGCCGGGCCTGGAACAAGCTCAAGGGCCTGGCCCGCTTCCGGGCCATGCTGGCCTTCGGCCATGAGCTCAAGGCTGAGGGCTATGATCTGGTCGTCGACTTCCACGGCGTGGCCAAGAGCGGCTTCCTGGCCTTCCTGAGCCGCAGCCCCCGGCGCGTCGGCTACCCCAAGGGCATCGCCAAGGAAGGGGGACACCTCTTCCTCACCGAGCGGGTGCCTGTTGTTGAGGGGAAGCTCTCCCGGTACGATCGCAACTTCTTGTTGCCGCGGTATTTCGATCCTGCAGCCACCGAGCCCTCCCCCAGCCTGCCCCTGGGGGAGGCCGACCGCTCCATGGCGGGCGGCTGGGTCCAGGACCAGGGGCTCAGCCCGAAGGGCTTTGTATTCCTCTACCCCGGCACCAGCAAGGTCGGCGCCTACAAGCGCTGGCCCGCCGAGCATTTCGGTCGCCTGGCGGATCTCGTTGCTGAGCACTTCGGGCTGTCATCCGTCATAGGCTGGGGGCCCGGCGAGGAGGAGATGGTGGAGCGCCTGGTGCGGACAGCCCAGCGGCCCGTCCATGTCCTGCCCCTGACCTCCATGAAGGAGATGGCTGCGGTGCTGGAGCTGGCCCGCCTCTACATCGGCGGCGACACGGGGCCCCTCCACATGGCCTCCCTGTTGGGCACCCCTGCCGTGGGCGTCTACGGCCCCTCCGATCCGGTGCTCAACGAGCCCTGGCGGCAGACCCCCTTCCGGATCGTGCGGACCGGGATCGACTGCTCACCCTGCCGGAACCGCAAGTGCGACCACCTCTCCTGCCTCAGGCTGCTGGAACCGGAGCGGGTGCTCAAGTCGGTCGGGGAACTTCTGGCTACCGGATCAGCCCCTCGCTGA
- a CDS encoding DUF6165 family protein: MAVLTPVSWGELIDKYTILVIKTERIEDAAKVANVRKEMEALAPLRRQALEAQSGLVALEADLKKVNEGLWEIEDEIRDWERRKDFGARFIELARAVYHENDKRAAVKRQINELLGSELVEEKSYKPY; the protein is encoded by the coding sequence ATGGCCGTTCTCACTCCCGTCTCCTGGGGCGAACTGATCGACAAATACACCATCCTCGTCATCAAGACTGAGCGCATCGAGGATGCCGCCAAGGTGGCGAATGTCCGGAAGGAGATGGAGGCCCTGGCCCCGCTGCGGCGTCAGGCGCTTGAGGCGCAATCCGGGCTGGTCGCCCTGGAAGCCGACCTCAAGAAGGTCAACGAGGGGCTTTGGGAGATCGAGGACGAGATCCGGGACTGGGAGCGTCGTAAGGACTTCGGGGCCCGCTTCATCGAGCTGGCTCGGGCCGTCTATCACGAGAACGACAAGCGGGCTGCGGTGAAGCGCCAGATCAACGAGCTGCTGGGCTCGGAGCTGGTGGAAGAGAAGTCCTACAAGCCCTACTGA